From Oryza sativa Japonica Group chromosome 4, ASM3414082v1, one genomic window encodes:
- the LOC107276086 gene encoding 7-deoxyloganetin glucosyltransferase — protein sequence MGSTATARRQHHAVMVPYPAQGHVTPMLKLAKLLHARGFHVTFVNTEFNHRRLLATRGAAALDGVVPGFRFAAIPDGLPPSDPDATQDIPALCYSTMTTCLPHLDALLATINADAAAAPPVTCVVCDGVMSFAYDAARRIGVPCAALWTASACGLMGYRHYRHLVERGLVPLRDAAQLTDGYLDTVVDGARGMCDGVRLRDLPSFIRTTDRGDTMLNFLMRECERLSLPDAIIVNTFDDLERQALDEMPRVLPPPVYAVGPLLLQVRRAVPAGSQLDVAVGANLWKEQGGLLEWLDGRPPRSVVYVNYGSIAVMTNEQLLEFAWGLAHSGYPFLWNVRPDLVKGDAAMLPPEFLAAVEGRGLLTTWCPQEQVIEHPAVGVFLTHSGWNSTLESLAAGVPMLSWPFFAEQQTNCRYKRTEWGVGMEIGGEARRGEVAALIREAMEGEKGAEMRRRAAGWKEAAARAARPGGPAECGLDRLIHEVLLAGGNKGGQRLS from the coding sequence ATGggatcgacggcgacggcgaggcggcagcACCACGCCGTGATGGTGCCGTACCCGGCGCAGGGCCACGTCACGCCGATGCTGAAGCTGGCCAAGCTGCTCCACGCGCGCGGCTTCCACGTCACCTTCGTCAACACCGAGTtcaaccaccgccgcctcctcgccacccgtggcgccgccgcgctcgacgGCGTCGTCCCCGGGTTCCGCTTCGCCGCCATCCCCGACGGCCTCCCGCCCTCCGACCCCGACGCCACCCAGGACATCCCCGCGCTCTGCTACTCCACCATGACCACCTGCCTCCCCCACCTCGACGCGCTCCTCGCCACGAtcaacgccgacgccgccgcggcgccgccggtgacgtGCGTCGTCTGCGACGGCGTCATGTCGTTCGCGTACGACGCGGCGAGGCGGATCGGCGTGCCGTGCGCCGCGCTGTGGACGGCCAGCGCGTGCGGGCTCATGGGGTACCGCCACTACCGGCATCTCGTGGAGCGGGGCCTCGTGCCGCTCAGGGACGCGGCGCAGCTCACCGACGGGTACCTCGACACGGTGgtcgacggcgcgcgcggcatGTGCGACGGCGTCCGGCTCCGCGACCTCCCGAGCTTCATCCGCACCACGGACCGCGGGGACACCATGCTCAACTTCCTCATGCGCGAGTGCGAGCGCCTCTCCCTCCCCGACGCCATCatcgtcaacaccttcgacgaCCTCGAGCGCCAGGCGCTCGACGAAATGCCCAGGGTCCTCCCGCCGCCCGTCTACGCCGTcggcccgctcctcctccaggtccgccgcgccgtccccgcGGGCTCCCagctcgacgtcgccgtcggcgccaACCTCTGGAAGGAGCAGGGCGGCCTTCTCGAGTGGCTCgacggccggccgccgcgctccgTCGTGTACGTCAACTACGGCAGCATCGCCGTGATGACGAACGAGCAGCTCCTCGAGTTCGCCTGGGGCCTCGCTCACAGCGGCTACCCGTTCCTCTGGAACGTGCGCCCCGACCTCGTCAAGGGCGACGCCGCCATGCTGCCGCCGGAGTtcctcgccgccgtggagggCCGCGGGCTGCTGACGACGTGGTGCCCGCAGGAGCAGGTGATCGAACACCCTGCGGTGGGCGTGTTCCTGACGCACTCCGGGTGGAACTCGACGCTGGAGAGCCTCGCCGCGGGCGTGCCGATGCTGAGCTGGCCGTTCTTCGCGGAGCAGCAGACGAACTGCCGGTACAAGCGGACGGAGTGGGGCGTCGggatggagatcggcggcgaggcgcggcgaggggaggtggcggcgctgatACGGGAGGCCATGGAGGGGGAGAAGGGGGCGGAgatgcgacggcgcgcggcggggtggaaggaggcggcggcgagggcggcgcggccgggtgGGCCCGCGGAGTGTGGGCTGGATCGGCTCATCCACGAGGTGCTCCTCGCTGGTGGGAACAAGGGTGGTCAAaggctaagctag